From one Paenibacillus sp. FSL K6-1330 genomic stretch:
- a CDS encoding carbohydrate ABC transporter permease, whose translation MVRLAFGDKVMMVIIYIFLALLAFVTFYPFWNGLVISFNSGSDTAMGGVTFWPRDFTLENYGIVFQDNRLLNGFKISVLRTVIGTISSILVTSIFAYGMTKSELIGRKYYMVMCIITMYFGGGLIPSFMLVRGLGLMDSFWVFIIPGLVSVWNMIIFRTFFNGLPNGLEESAKIDGCGNWGIFFKIILPLSGPVIATLSLFTAVSHWNEWFLPSIYINNENLLPIQTMLRQILNSNIMSEQMSNLDSASQAVLSRMQSVTSKSLSMATMMVATLPIIMVYPFVQKHFVKGVLVGSLKE comes from the coding sequence GTGGTACGTCTAGCATTTGGTGACAAAGTGATGATGGTCATCATTTATATCTTCTTGGCATTACTGGCCTTTGTAACTTTTTATCCGTTTTGGAACGGACTTGTCATTTCATTTAACTCAGGTTCAGATACAGCAATGGGGGGCGTTACCTTCTGGCCCCGGGACTTTACATTAGAGAATTATGGGATCGTCTTTCAGGATAACAGGCTGCTGAATGGTTTCAAGATTTCGGTGCTTCGTACCGTGATCGGAACCATCTCCTCCATACTTGTAACCTCTATCTTCGCTTATGGGATGACGAAGAGCGAACTGATCGGCCGTAAGTACTACATGGTTATGTGTATTATTACGATGTATTTTGGCGGTGGCTTGATCCCATCCTTTATGCTCGTTCGCGGTTTGGGTCTGATGGATTCTTTCTGGGTGTTCATTATTCCGGGCTTGGTAAGTGTGTGGAACATGATCATCTTCCGGACGTTCTTTAACGGCCTCCCGAATGGTCTTGAAGAGTCCGCCAAAATTGACGGCTGTGGCAACTGGGGTATTTTCTTTAAGATCATTCTCCCACTGTCCGGTCCGGTAATCGCAACATTGTCATTGTTCACCGCGGTTTCGCATTGGAATGAATGGTTCTTGCCGAGTATCTACATCAATAACGAGAACTTGCTGCCAATTCAGACCATGCTTCGCCAAATATTGAACTCTAATATTATGTCTGAACAGATGAGCAATCTAGATTCGGCTTCTCAGGCCGTTCTCTCCCGGATGCAGAGTGTGACCTCCAAGTCGTTGTCCATGGCAACCATGATGGTGGCAACACTTCCGATTATTATGGTGTATCCATTCGTACAGAAGCACTTCGTTAAAGGTGTTCTGGTAGGCTCCCTGAAAGAGTAA
- a CDS encoding ABC transporter permease subunit yields the protein MAQISVEQEPVPKRKKDSLLIRFAKQWDIQLMVLPALALIFVFSYIPMYGILMAFQDFNIFKGMGESPWAGFKHFEMFFESPEFMTVMRNTIVISLLKFIIGFPAPIMLALMLNEVRHMFFKRLVQTVSYLPHFLSWVIVSGFAISLLSTDNGSVNILLQKLNLIEEPINFLSIPKYFWTILVTTGVWKEIGFSSIVYLAAVAGVDPHMYEAADMDGASKFRQIFTITLPSIMPVVVIFMILAIGNLLTAGFEDILLLAKNPVLREVSDVIDTYVYRIGIENSRFSYATAVGLFKAVISVMLLTIANLIARKSGNSLW from the coding sequence ATGGCGCAAATATCCGTAGAACAGGAACCTGTTCCAAAACGGAAAAAGGACAGCTTATTGATTCGCTTTGCTAAACAATGGGATATTCAGTTAATGGTGCTTCCTGCACTCGCACTCATTTTTGTGTTTAGCTATATACCGATGTACGGTATTCTAATGGCTTTCCAGGACTTTAACATTTTCAAAGGGATGGGCGAGAGCCCATGGGCTGGATTCAAGCATTTCGAAATGTTTTTTGAATCACCTGAATTTATGACGGTTATGCGAAACACGATCGTCATCAGTTTACTTAAATTTATCATTGGTTTCCCTGCACCGATTATGCTGGCGCTGATGCTGAACGAGGTTCGGCATATGTTCTTTAAGAGATTGGTGCAAACCGTCAGTTATCTACCGCACTTCCTGTCTTGGGTTATCGTTTCAGGATTTGCGATTTCTCTCTTGTCAACGGATAACGGCAGTGTGAACATTCTGCTACAAAAGCTGAATTTGATTGAAGAGCCGATCAACTTCCTGTCCATTCCTAAGTATTTCTGGACGATACTCGTAACGACAGGGGTTTGGAAAGAGATCGGGTTCTCCTCGATTGTTTACTTGGCAGCTGTTGCCGGGGTTGACCCGCACATGTACGAAGCAGCTGACATGGATGGTGCAAGCAAATTCAGGCAGATCTTTACGATTACGCTTCCATCGATTATGCCGGTCGTTGTTATCTTTATGATTCTTGCCATTGGTAACTTGCTAACTGCGGGCTTCGAAGACATCTTGCTCTTGGCTAAGAACCCGGTATTGCGAGAGGTATCCGACGTTATCGACACGTATGTCTATCGAATAGGTATTGAAAATTCCCGATTCTCATATGCAACGGCTGTAGGCTTGTTTAAAGCGGTAATCAGCGTCATGCTTCTGACGATTGCCAACTTGATTGCACGTAAATCAGGGAACAGCTTATGGTAA
- a CDS encoding 4-hydroxy-3-methylbut-2-enyl diphosphate reductase, with protein sequence MEVLKISPRGYCYGVVDAMVLARQAAQNLDLPRPIYILGMIVHNSHVTQSFEDEGIITLDGPNRMEILSQVESGTVIFTAHGVSPEVRKLARDKGLTTLDATCPDVTKTHDLIREKVADGYEIIYIGKKGHPEPEGAIGIAPEHVHLIEKEEEIEQLQINSSRIIITNQTTMSQWDIKHIMKSLLDKFPGAEIHNEICLATQVRQEAVAEQAGQADLVIVVGDPRSNNSNRLAQVSEEIAGVPAHRIGDVTELRREWLEGVGKVAVTSGASTPTPITKEVIAYLEQYEHDQPETWEIKRTVNMNKLLPPVRVKSKS encoded by the coding sequence ATCGAAGTCTTGAAAATATCACCGAGAGGTTACTGTTACGGTGTCGTTGACGCTATGGTCTTGGCACGTCAGGCGGCCCAGAATCTGGATCTTCCTCGGCCTATTTATATATTGGGCATGATCGTGCATAACAGTCATGTCACGCAATCCTTTGAGGATGAAGGCATCATTACGCTGGACGGTCCGAATCGGATGGAAATCCTGAGTCAGGTGGAGAGCGGCACCGTTATTTTTACCGCACACGGGGTCTCTCCCGAAGTACGCAAGCTTGCGAGAGATAAAGGGTTAACCACGCTCGACGCCACTTGTCCTGATGTTACGAAAACCCATGATTTGATCAGGGAAAAGGTAGCGGACGGGTATGAGATCATTTATATCGGGAAGAAGGGGCATCCCGAGCCGGAAGGCGCGATTGGGATCGCACCGGAACACGTGCATCTGATCGAGAAGGAAGAAGAAATTGAACAGCTTCAGATAAATTCATCCCGAATCATCATTACGAACCAGACAACGATGAGTCAATGGGACATCAAGCATATCATGAAGAGCCTGCTCGATAAATTCCCGGGAGCGGAGATTCATAATGAAATTTGCCTTGCAACGCAAGTGCGGCAGGAAGCGGTAGCCGAGCAAGCCGGTCAGGCGGACTTGGTCATCGTGGTTGGCGACCCGCGCAGTAATAACTCCAACCGTCTTGCCCAGGTATCCGAAGAGATAGCCGGCGTACCGGCTCACCGCATTGGCGATGTGACGGAACTCAGACGGGAATGGCTTGAAGGCGTAGGCAAAGTGGCTGTTACATCAGGGGCATCAACACCGACTCCAATTACCAAGGAAGTCATCGCCTATTTGGAACAGTATGAACATGATCAGCCGGAAACTTGGGAGATCAAACGTACGGTGAATATGAATAAACTGCTTCCGCCGGTTCGGGTGAAGAGTAAATCATAA